A genomic region of Cannabis sativa cultivar Pink pepper isolate KNU-18-1 chromosome 1, ASM2916894v1, whole genome shotgun sequence contains the following coding sequences:
- the LOC115704479 gene encoding protein DETOXIFICATION 34, with protein MPPESTITAIAFEIECVFSEWMILARNAKQTKEKGLALLLYYYHYNKTKSVKIGNKRKENEEVLKLEEEEDGEERRRSSASSSSSSSSSLLLSSTTLITSSSSPSSPPPSYSKKGVNGFDGVSILESAELQYAPTGVVGSTDDEDGDGDNKDYPAITNFHDAKTIFIVESSKLWTIACPIAFNIWCNYGINSFTNIFVGHLGDVELSAVAISLSVIANFSFGFLLGMGSALETLCGQAFGAGQVDMLGVYMQRSWIILFTACFFLLPLYIFSTPILKLLGQEDQIAELAGKFTIQIIPQMFSLAINFPTQKFLQAQSKVTILAWVGFGALIMHTGILYLFIKVFDWGTTGAAAAYDISAWAVAIAQVVYIVGGCQDGWKGLSWLAFKDMWAFVKLSVASAVMLCLEIWYFMTIIVLTGHLEDPIIAVGSLSICMNINGWEGMLFIGVNAAISVRVSNELGSGHPRAAKYTVIVTCVEALCIGILCAMLILLTKDHFAIIFTDSKEMQEAVSRLAFLLGITMVLNSVQPVISGVAVGGGWQALVAYINLFCYYLIGLPLGFFLGYRTNLKVEGIWIGMICGTFLQTLILVYIIYKTNWTKEVEQASERLRGWTAQENGSDIIKV; from the exons TGATATTAGCAAGGAATGCCaaacaaacaaaagaaaaaggatTAGCTttacttttatattattatcattataataaaacaaaatcaGTCAAAATAGGTAATAAGAGGAAAGAAAATGAAGAAGTACTCAAGTTGGAGGAGGAGGAAGATGGAGAAGAGAGAAGAAGGTCTTCTGCTTCATCATCTTCGTCTTCGTCTTCGTCGTTGTTGTTGTCATCAACAACGTTGataacatcatcatcatcaccatcatcacCGCCGCCGTCGTATTCGAAGAAAGGCGTAAATGGGTTTGATGGGGTGTCGATTTTAGAGTCGGCAGAGCTTCAATATGCCCCAACAGGGGTGGTGGGGTCGACGGATGATGAGGATGGAGATGGAGATAATAAAGACTACCCTGCCATTACCAACTTCCATGATGCTAAGACTATTTTCATTGTTGAATCCTCCAAGCTTTGGACCATTGCATGCCCTATAGCCTTCAATATATGGTGTAATTATGGCATTAATTCCTTTACCAATATTTTCGTTGGACATCTTGGCGATGTGGAGCTCTCTGCTGTTGCCATTTCTCTCTCTGTTATTGCCAATTTCTCTTTTGGCTTCTtg CTTGGCATGGGGAGTGCTTTAGAGACCTTATGTGGGCAAGCATTTGGAGCTGGGCAAGTAGACATGTTAGGAGTTTACATGCAACGTTCATGGATAATCTTGTTCACCGCTTGCTTTTTTCTACTACCACTTTACATATTCTCTACCCCAATCCTCAAACTACTAGGCCAAGAGGATCAAATTGCAGAGCTTGCTGGGAAATTCACAATACAAATTATTCCTCAGATGTTTTCACTTGCTATCAATTTTCCCACTCAGAAGTTTTTGCAGGCTCAGAGCAAAGTGACAATTCTGGCATGGGTTGGTTTTGGGGCTCTGATCATGCACACTGGTATTTTGTATCTTTTCATCAAGGTCTTTGACTGGGGTACCACCGGGGCCGCGGCAGCCTATGATATCTCAGCTTGGGCTGTGGCTATAGCTCAGGTGGTTTACATTGTGGGTGGGTGCCAGGATGGTTGGAAGGGCTTGTCATGGTTGGCTTTCAAGGATATGTGGGCATTTGTTAAGTTATCTGTGGCTTCAGCTGTGATGCTTTGTTTAGAGATTTGGTATTTCATGACCATAATTGTTCTTACTGGACACCTTGAGGATCCTATCATTGCAGTTGGTTCTCTTTCAATATG CATGAACATAAATGGGTGGGAAGGCATGTTGTTCATTGGGGTCAATGCAGCTATAAG TGTTCGAGTCTCAAATGAGCTTGGATCAGGGCATCCAAGGGCAGCAAAGTACACAGTGATTGTGACATGCGTTGAGGCACTCTGCATTGGAATATTATGTGCAATGCTCATCTTGCTTACCAAAGACCATTTTGCTATAATCTTTACTGACAGCAAAGAAATGCAAGAAGCAGTCTCTCGTTTGGCTTTTCTTCTTGGTATAACCATGGTCCTTAATAGTGTTCAGCCAGTTATTTCAG GTGTTGCTGTAGGAGGAGGTTGGCAAGCTTTGGTGGCTTATATAAACTTGTTTTGTTATTATCTAATTGGTTTACCACTTGGGTTTTTTCTTGGTTATAGGACCAATTTAAAAGTGGAG GGAATCTGGATAGGCATGATTTGTGGGACATTCTTGCAGACTTTGATACTTGTATATATCATTTACAAGACCAATTGGACCAAAGAG GTAGAACAAGCATCTGAAAGACTTCGGGGCTGGACAGCGCAGGAAAATGGCTCTGACATAATAAAAGTGTAA